The genomic segment CGGCCTGGGCGAGGCGTGGTTCGCGCACGAGGCGGCCAACTGCTTCATCATCAGCCTCGATCAGGGCGACGCCATCACGATGAACGGCCGCAACGTGCTGTGCTTCGACACCACGCTCGCGTATGAGATCAAGGTGGTGAAGGGCGCAGGGATGATCGGCGGCGGCCTCTTCAACAGCGTCTTCACCGGTTACGGCCGGCTCGGCGTGATCTGCGAGGGCAACCCCATCATCATCCCCGTCAGCCAGCAGTCGCCGGTCTACGTCGACACCGACGCGGTCGTCGGCTGGAGCGCGCACCTGCAGACCTCCCTGCACCGCTCGCAGAGCTTCGGCTCGATGCTGCGCGGCGGCTCCGGGGAAGCGCTGCAGCTCATGCTGCAGGGCGACGGGTTCGTCATCGTCCGGCCGAGCGAAGGCGCCTCCGTCCCGCCGCACTCCCACTGACATGCCACGGCTACCTCGTCCACCTCGGCGCGATCCACGGGCTGCGCCGCACCACGGCCGCCGGGCGCGCGGCGCAGTGGCCGGCGCGGGTCGCGGCGGGCGGCGCCGTCGTCTTCGTCGACCACGACGCGCGGCGGCTCGCGGGCGAGCCGGCCGGCGTCCACCGCTTCGCGGACGGCCGGCTCACCGCCCGCCGCTGACGAGCCGGCCCTCCGGACGCCGGCGGGGTTCGGGGGGCGGGCCGTGCCGGTCCTGCGGGCCGGACTCCGGCCCGGCCACCGCCCGCTGGGCCGCCCGTGCCAGCGAACGGCGGTCGTGGTGGGCACCGGGCGGGATCGGGGGCAGCACGCTGACCTCGGCGACGAGGCCGCGGGCGGCGGTCACCCGCAGCAGCGAGGCCACCAGCGTGTCCTCACCGACGAACGCGGCCGCGGTGGCCGGACCCGCGCCGAGCCGGTACCGGATCAGTACCGGTTGCACCGCGACCCCCGCGTCCAGCGCCGCCTGGAACACGGCGGGCCGGAAGCGGCCCTGCCGCCGTCCGCACCAGGTGCTGCCCTCCGGGAACACCACGACCGGGGTGCCCGCGCGCAGCACCGAGGCGATCCGGGCGACGGTGCCGGGCAGCGCCCGCAGCCGGTCGCGTTCGATGAACAGGGTGCCGCCGCGGGACACCAGGGCGCCCAGGAAGGGCCAGGACGCGATCTCGCTCTTGGCGAGCATCCGGGCCGGGCGGACGGCGGCGACCAGCGGGATGTCCAGCCAGGAGATGTGGTTGGCCACCACCAGCACACCGCCCGCCGGGACGCCCACCGCCGCACCGGACACCCGGATCCGGACCCGCACTCCGAAGGCGGCGGGCACCGTCCGGGCCCAGGCCCGGGTGAGCCGGCCCCGCAGCGCCGGACGGCAGCAGCGCACCAGCGGCGCCAGGGCGAGCCCGACGGCCACCACCGCGACCCCCGCCGCGCAGCGCGCCGCCTGACGAGACCGTCCGACGGTCGCGAAGGTCCCGGCCAGACAGTGTCCGGGGGTGCAGGGCGCACTCGGCAGCCAGTGCGGCACTCGGGTCGGCGGCACCGCGGAGGGAACCGCCACCGTGTCGGGTGACGGGCGCGTCAGGAGTCTCATCGGGTGGGGGCGAGCGAGAGGAAGTGCCGCAGATAGCGCGGGTCGGTCCGGCGCAGCGACAGCAGGATGTACAGGTCGGCGACGCCGAAGTCCGGGTCGTGCGCGGGCTCGCCGCAGACCCAGGCGCCCAGCCGCAGATAGCCGCGCAGCAGCGGCGGGAGGGCGTTGCGGCCGCCGGGGCGCGGCCGTTCGACGCCCGTCGGGTCCCAGGCGCGCAGCGGCCGCACCCGGTACTCCTCGGGCGACAGGTGGCGGGCCCGCACGGTGTCCCACACCCCGGCGGCGGACGTCCCGCCGTCGGCGAGCGGCACCGAGCAGCAGCCGGCCAGCCAGTTGTGGCCGGTGCGCACCAGATAGCGGGCGATACCCGCCCACATCAGGCTGATCACCGCTCCGTCCCGGTGGTCGGGGTGCACGCAGGACCGGCCGACCTCGACCAGGTCGCCGCGGATGGCCGCGTGCCGGGAGAGGTCGAACTCGCTCTCCCCGTACAGCCGCCCGGCCGCGGCGGCGCGCTCCGGCGGCAGCAGCCGGTAGGTGCCGACGACCGTGCCGGTGGTCTCCTCGCGGACGACCAGGTGGTCGCAGTGGGCGTCGAAGGAGTCGATGTCCCAGCCGGGTTCCGGGGAGTCGAGCAGTGCTCCCATCTCACCGGCGAAGACCTGGTGACGCAGCCGCTGCGCGGCCCGTACGTCCGCCGCGTCCCGGGCCAGCGACACGGAGTAGCGCGGGCTTCCGGCGGCGGCCGGGGAGGCGGGGGGAGGGGTGGTGGAAGGGGCGGAGGAGTCGGGGACGGCGGTGGCGAAGGATTCCAGGGTCGTCATGGGTACTTCATCGCCGCGCCGGCTGGACTTGACGTGACCATTGCGAGGCGCCGCGATGTGAGGTGCCTGAATGCCTGCCTGCCCCGGGCCGAACCACGGCATCGGCCGGGCCGCGCACCCCCTGGATGCACGGCCCGTGCCCGCGGGATCACTCCCGGTGGGTCACTCCCGCGGGGCCGGGGTCACTCCTGCGGGGCCAGCCGCAGCGAGATCGAGTTGATGCAGTAGCGCTGATCGGTGGGCGTGCCGTAGCCCTCGCCCTCGAAGACATGGCCGAGGTGGGATCCGCACGTCGCGCAGCGGACCTCGGTGCGCACCGCGCCCATGCTGCGGTCCTCGATCAGCTCGACGGCGGCCGAGTCGGCCGGGTCGTAGAAGGACGGCCAGCCGCAGTGCGACTCGAACTTCGTGTCCGAGCGGAACAGCTCCGCACTACAGGCACGGCAGGAGTAGACACCGGTGGTCTTGGTGTCGGTGTACTCGCCGACGAAGGGCCGTTCGGTGCCGGCCTCGCGCAGGACCGCGTACTCCTGGGGGGACAGCTCCTCGCGCCACTGCTCGTCGGACTTCTCGACTTCGTACGGCATGCCGTTGCTCCTCAGTTCTGGCTCTCCAGGCGGGACAGGATGAGCGGACCGAGGTCGGTCACGTCGCCCGCGCCCATAGTGAGAACAAGGTCGCCGGGCTTGGCCATTCCGGCGATCACGTCCGGGATCGCGTCCTTGTCGTGCTCGGTCGTCACATCGGCGCCCGCGGCGGTGGCCGCGTCGGTGATCAGGGCGCTGGTGATGCCGGGGATCGGGTCCTCACGGGCCGGGTAGATGTCCAGCACCACGGAGGCGTCGGCCAGCGTCAGCGCCTGGCCCATCTCCACGCCCAGCTCACGGGTGCGGCTGAACAGGTGCGGCTGGAAGACCACCAGCACGCGCGATCCTCCCCCAACCTCCGGCCGGGAGGGGCCCCCAACGGCGCCCTTGATGGCCTCCAGGTCGGCGGTCATCTCGGTGGGGTGGTGGGCGTAGGAGTCGATCACCTGGACGCCGGCCGCCTCACCCTTGAGCTGCAGGCGGCGCCGGACGCCGGTGTACTTGGCGAGCGCCGAGGCGAGATTGCGCGCGGGCGTGCCGAGCGCGATACCGGCGGCGAGCGCCGCCACCGCGTTGTGCGCGTAGTGCCGGCCGGGCACGGAGACGGTGAAGGTGAGCATCCGCCCGTCGAGCAGGACGGTGACCTCGCTCGTCAGACCCCGCTGGTTGATCTTGGTGATCCGCAGGTCGGCGCCCTCGGACTCCCCGACGGTGACGATGTTCAGCCCGCCGGTGTCGCGGACCCGCGAGGTCAGCTCGACGGCGCCCGGCTGGTCGGCGGAGATGACGAGCGTGCCGCCGGGCCGGATCCGGCCGACGAAGGTCTCGAAGGAGTCGTAGATCTCGTCCATCGACGCGTAGTTGGCATGGTGGTCCAGCTCCACGTTGAGGATGATCGCGACCTCGGGCGCGTACTTGTGGAAGCTGCGGTCGCTTTCGTCCGCCTCCGCCACGAAGATCTCGCCGCCGCCGTGCTGGGCGTTGGAGCCGGGCGCGTCCAGGTCGCCGCCGATGGCGTACGAGGGGTCGAGGCCGAGCGCGGTGAGGCTGACCGCGAGCATCGAGGTGGTGGTGGTCTTGCCGTGGGTGCCGGCCACCGCGATCGGGCGGGTGCCGTCCATCAGCGCGGCGAGCGCGTCGGACCGGTGCACGACCGGGATGCCGCGCTCGGCGGCGGCCGCCAGCTCCGGGTTCTCCGCGCGGATGGCGCTGGAGACGACCACGCAGGTGGCGTCGGCGGCCAGATGCCGGGCGTCATGGCCGATGCGCACCGCGACCCCGAGGGCACGCAGCGCCTCGGCCGTCTCGGAGTCCTTCGCGTCGCTGCCCGCGACCGTGGCGCCGCGCTGCGCGAGGATCTTGGCGATCCCCGACATTCCGGCTCCGCCGATGCCGATGAAGTGCGGTCGGTCCATCGTGGAGGGAATGGTGGGGCTCATACGTGGATCTCCCGGGACGTCTCGAACGGCTTGCCTGCGGTCCCGATTCTCGCACTTTCCTCTACTCGCTCGGCGCAGCGTTGTCAGTAGCATCGATGCCACATTTCAGGAGGCCCGGATCAGCCCGCTGCTCAGCCCCGCCGCGATGGCGCCGGTGCGGCTGTCGACGTCGAGTTTGTCGTAGATGTGCACCAGATGCGTCTTGACGGTGGCCTCGCTGATGAAGAGCCGGCGGGAGATCTGCTTGTTGGCCAGCCCCTCGGCGAGCAGCTGCAGGATCTCCGCCTCCCGCGGCGACAGCGTGGGCCGCCCCGACCTGACCCTGCCCAGCAGCCGGGCGGCGACCGGCGGGGCCAGCACGGTCTCGCCCCGCGCGGCGCAGCGGACGGCGGCGGCGACCTCCTCCGGCGGCGCGTCCTTGAGCAGATAGCCGGTGGCGCCGGCCTCGACGGCCGCCAGGATGTCGGCGTCGGTGCTGTACGTGGTCAGGATGAGGACGGCCGGCGGGTCCGGCAGCGCGGTGATCCGCCGGGTGGCCTCCACCCCGTGCATGCCGGCGCCCATCTGCAGATCCATGAGGACCACGTCAGGACGCGGTACGGTCCCGCCGGCCAGCAGCCGCAGCGCCTCGGCGCCGTCGGCGGCCTCGCCGACCGCCGCCAGCTCCGGCAGGTCGTCGACCATGGCGCGCAGCCCGCGCCGTACGACGGGGTGGTCGTCGACGATCAGGATCCGGATCACCTCGGCACCGCGACCAGCGCCGGCCGTGCGTCCGGTTCCGGAACGACCGCGTCGGCCGCGGGCACCGGAAGGGCCGCCGCGACCGCGGTGCCCTCGCCCGGCGCGGACTCGACGGTCAGCGTGCCGCCGAGCCCGGCGATGCGCTCGCGCATGCCGTGCAGGCCGAAGGAGACGCGCTCACCGGCCGCGGGCCGGCCGCCGGGGTCCTGCGGGGTGAAGCCGACCCCGTCGTCGTACACGTCCAGCGTCACCTGGCCGTCGAGGAAGACCAGCGTCACGGCGGCGTTGCGGGCCCGCGCGTGCCGGGCGACGTTGGCCAGCGCCTCCTGGGTGAGCCGCAGCAGGGCGACCTCCGCCTCGATGGGCAGCGGGTACGGATCGCCGTCCAGCCGGAAGACGATCTCCGGAGCGGGCTGCGCGGACGCCTGCGGGCCGGAGCCGAAACCGGCCGTGATGCGGCGCAGCGCCTCCGGCAGCGCGGCGTCCTGGAGGGCGGGCGGCGTGAGGTCCTGCACGAAGCGGCGGGCCTCGGCGAGGTTCTCCGACGCCGTGCGTCCTGCCTCCTGGATCCGTTCGCTCGCCGTGCCGGCGCCCGCGCCGCCGGGCAGCAGCGCGCTGTCCGCGGCACGGGCCAGCAGCACGATGCTGGACAGCCCCTGCGCCAGCGTGTCGTGGATCTCCCGGGCGAGCCGCTGCCGCTCGGCGAGCCGGCCGGCCTCGCGCTGGGAGGCCGCCAGTTCGTCCCGCGTCCTCGTCAGGTCGTCGATCAGCCGCTGGCGCTGCCTGCTCTCGCGGTACAGCGCCGCGTACCCGAACGCGGTGAGCACGGCGACGGCCGCGCCCGCGGACGGTCCGATGACCTTCGCGGCGGTGAGGCCGTCCGGCCCGTGCGACTGCGCGACGACGATCAGCGCGGTCGCGGCGCCGACGGCCGGCAGCGACCAGCGCGGCGGCAGCACGTGCAGATACAGGAAGAACAGCGGGAAGACGACGTAGCTGAAGTCCCGGTCGGCGAGCAGCAGTCCGATCCACAGGGCGGTGACGGCGGCGAGCCAGCCCAGCACCCAGGACCGCGAGGGGTCCCGGCGCTCGCGCAGCACGCCCGCGCCGTAGACCAGTCCGAGCAGCAGGCCCGGCACCAGCAGCGCGGCCGGCCCGCCGCCGAACGCGACGGGGCCGAGCGCCACGGCGAGCAGCACGAAGAAGGTGCCGTGCAGGGCGGCGCGCATCAGGCGCAGTGCGGGGGTGTCCTCGGGCGTACGGGAGCCGGTGGGCCGGCCCGGGGACAGGGATATGCCGGAGTTGCTCACATCTACCGAGGGTACGGGGAGCCGGACGGCCCCGGCGGCGGCGCGGCATCAACCTTTCGATGGATTCCGGTACCGCTCCTCTCCCTGATGGCAGCGGCGGCCCGGCCGGACAGCCTTGAGGAAGAGCCGGGAGAAGACGCAGCCGGACGACCCAGCGGAACCGAGCAGTCCGACCCAGGAGGGTCCAGAAGGTGTTCGTCGCACTCCGTGACATCAGATTCGCCAAGGGGCGGTTCGCCCTCATGGGCGTGGTCGTCACGCTCATCACCACGCTCGTCGTGTTCCTCTACGGCCTGACGGGCGGGCTCGGCCGCGACGCCTCGTCCGCCGTCGACGAGCTGCCCGTGACCGACATCGTGTTCGGCGCCCCGGCCGGAGCCGCCGCCGAGGTGTCGTTCAGCAGCAGCACGATCAGCGCCGCCCAGGCCGCGGCCTGGGCCGGCACCCCCGGCGTCGGCTCCGCCGAACCGCTCGGCGTCGCGATGACCCGGGCCGCCGGCGCCACCGCGGCGGGCTCGGTGAGCCTGTTCGGCGGCCCGGCGGACCTGCTGCCGCCGCTGCTCTCCGGCAGCGCCCCGCGCGACGGCCAGGTCGCGGTGAGCCGGTCGGTCGCGGACACCTACGGCGTCGGCCCCGGCGGGACGCTCGGGCTCGGCACCGAGAAGGTCACGGTGTCGGGGATCACCGCCACCCGCTCGTACGGGCACGCCGCGACCGTCTGGACCACCCTCGCCACCTGGCAGCGGATCAGCGGCCAGCGGCAGCCCACCGTGCTCGCCGTCCGCCGGTCAGGGGCGGACCTGGGAGCTGCCGACGCGGCGCGGGGGACCCGGACCGTCGCGCGCGGCGACGCGCTCGTGGGAATCGACGGCTACCAGGCCGAGCACCTCAGCCTGCAGATGATCCAGGTGTTCCTGTTCGCGGTGAGCGCCCTGGTGACCGGCGCGTTCTTCACGGTCTGGACGGTGCAGCGCAAGCCCGACGTGGCGGTGCTCAAGGCGATCGGCGCGAGCAGCGGCTATCTGGTGCGCGACGCGCTCGCGCAGGCGCTGGCGGTGCTCGGCGGCGGGGCGCTGCTCGGCGGTGCGATCGGGGCCGGGGGAGGCGCGGTCGCCGCGTCGGCGGTGCCGTTCGCGGTCGGCCCGGCCACCGTCGCCGTGCCCGTCGCCGTCATGGTGCTGCTCGGCCTGGCCGGTTCGGCCCTCGCGATCGCCCGCATCACCTCCGTCGACCCGCTGACCGCGCTGGGAGCCAACCGATGACCGTCCTCTCGCTCGACTCCGTCCGGCTCACCTATCCGGACGGGGACCGCCGGCTGACCGCGCTCGACGCCGTGTCCCTGGAGGTCGCGGCGGGTGAACTGCTGGCGGTGGCCGGGCCGTCGGGCTCCGGGAAGTCCAGCCTCCTGGCGGTGGCCGCGACCCTGCTGCGGCCCGACTCCGGACAGGTCGTCGTGGCCGGCCGGGACACCACGCGGCTGACCGACAGGGAGCGCACCGCGCTGCGCCGCGAGCACATCGGCATCGTCTTCCAGCAGTCGAACCTGCTCGGTTCGCTGACCGCGCTGGAGCAGCTGCTCGTCGTAGAGCACCTGCGCGGCCGGCCGGTGCGGGCGGCCCGGGAGCGGGCCGGGGCGCTGCTCGACTCGGTCGGCCTCGACGCGGCGAAGCGCGCCCGGCGGCCGCACCAGCTGTCCGGCGGGGAGCGCCAGCGGGTGAACATCGCCCGCGCGCTCTTCGGCCGCCCGGCGGTCCTGCTGGTCGACGAACCGACCTCCGCCCTCGACCACGAACGCGGCGCGCGGATCGTCGACCTGCTGGCCCGTGTCACCGCCGAGCACGGCACGGCGACCGTCATGGTCACCCACGACCGCGCCCTGATGGCCCGCGCCGACCGCCTCCTGGACATGACGGACGGCCGCCTGGCCGCGGTTCCGACGCCTGCCGGCCGGTCCTGACAGCAGCGCGACCCCGGCCGTTCCCGGCCGGGGTCGCGCTGTTCCGCCGATTCTCAGCCGTGG from the Streptomyces sp. RKAG293 genome contains:
- a CDS encoding AIM24 family protein, coding for MNSDLFAAENMAKPATEPGMTLENAKSVKYAVNGECYARQGAMIAFRGNLQFEVKGQGVGKFLKRAFTGEGLPLMSVRGLGEAWFAHEAANCFIISLDQGDAITMNGRNVLCFDTTLAYEIKVVKGAGMIGGGLFNSVFTGYGRLGVICEGNPIIIPVSQQSPVYVDTDAVVGWSAHLQTSLHRSQSFGSMLRGGSGEALQLMLQGDGFVIVRPSEGASVPPHSH
- a CDS encoding lysophospholipid acyltransferase family protein produces the protein MRLLTRPSPDTVAVPSAVPPTRVPHWLPSAPCTPGHCLAGTFATVGRSRQAARCAAGVAVVAVGLALAPLVRCCRPALRGRLTRAWARTVPAAFGVRVRIRVSGAAVGVPAGGVLVVANHISWLDIPLVAAVRPARMLAKSEIASWPFLGALVSRGGTLFIERDRLRALPGTVARIASVLRAGTPVVVFPEGSTWCGRRQGRFRPAVFQAALDAGVAVQPVLIRYRLGAGPATAAAFVGEDTLVASLLRVTAARGLVAEVSVLPPIPPGAHHDRRSLARAAQRAVAGPESGPQDRHGPPPEPRRRPEGRLVSGGR
- a CDS encoding GNAT family N-acyltransferase translates to MTTLESFATAVPDSSAPSTTPPPASPAAAGSPRYSVSLARDAADVRAAQRLRHQVFAGEMGALLDSPEPGWDIDSFDAHCDHLVVREETTGTVVGTYRLLPPERAAAAGRLYGESEFDLSRHAAIRGDLVEVGRSCVHPDHRDGAVISLMWAGIARYLVRTGHNWLAGCCSVPLADGGTSAAGVWDTVRARHLSPEEYRVRPLRAWDPTGVERPRPGGRNALPPLLRGYLRLGAWVCGEPAHDPDFGVADLYILLSLRRTDPRYLRHFLSLAPTR
- the msrB gene encoding peptide-methionine (R)-S-oxide reductase MsrB, with product MPYEVEKSDEQWREELSPQEYAVLREAGTERPFVGEYTDTKTTGVYSCRACSAELFRSDTKFESHCGWPSFYDPADSAAVELIEDRSMGAVRTEVRCATCGSHLGHVFEGEGYGTPTDQRYCINSISLRLAPQE
- the murC gene encoding UDP-N-acetylmuramate--L-alanine ligase; translated protein: MSPTIPSTMDRPHFIGIGGAGMSGIAKILAQRGATVAGSDAKDSETAEALRALGVAVRIGHDARHLAADATCVVVSSAIRAENPELAAAAERGIPVVHRSDALAALMDGTRPIAVAGTHGKTTTTSMLAVSLTALGLDPSYAIGGDLDAPGSNAQHGGGEIFVAEADESDRSFHKYAPEVAIILNVELDHHANYASMDEIYDSFETFVGRIRPGGTLVISADQPGAVELTSRVRDTGGLNIVTVGESEGADLRITKINQRGLTSEVTVLLDGRMLTFTVSVPGRHYAHNAVAALAAGIALGTPARNLASALAKYTGVRRRLQLKGEAAGVQVIDSYAHHPTEMTADLEAIKGAVGGPSRPEVGGGSRVLVVFQPHLFSRTRELGVEMGQALTLADASVVLDIYPAREDPIPGITSALITDAATAAGADVTTEHDKDAIPDVIAGMAKPGDLVLTMGAGDVTDLGPLILSRLESQN
- a CDS encoding response regulator transcription factor, with amino-acid sequence MIRILIVDDHPVVRRGLRAMVDDLPELAAVGEAADGAEALRLLAGGTVPRPDVVLMDLQMGAGMHGVEATRRITALPDPPAVLILTTYSTDADILAAVEAGATGYLLKDAPPEEVAAAVRCAARGETVLAPPVAARLLGRVRSGRPTLSPREAEILQLLAEGLANKQISRRLFISEATVKTHLVHIYDKLDVDSRTGAIAAGLSSGLIRAS
- a CDS encoding sensor histidine kinase — protein: MSNSGISLSPGRPTGSRTPEDTPALRLMRAALHGTFFVLLAVALGPVAFGGGPAALLVPGLLLGLVYGAGVLRERRDPSRSWVLGWLAAVTALWIGLLLADRDFSYVVFPLFFLYLHVLPPRWSLPAVGAATALIVVAQSHGPDGLTAAKVIGPSAGAAVAVLTAFGYAALYRESRQRQRLIDDLTRTRDELAASQREAGRLAERQRLAREIHDTLAQGLSSIVLLARAADSALLPGGAGAGTASERIQEAGRTASENLAEARRFVQDLTPPALQDAALPEALRRITAGFGSGPQASAQPAPEIVFRLDGDPYPLPIEAEVALLRLTQEALANVARHARARNAAVTLVFLDGQVTLDVYDDGVGFTPQDPGGRPAAGERVSFGLHGMRERIAGLGGTLTVESAPGEGTAVAAALPVPAADAVVPEPDARPALVAVPR
- a CDS encoding ABC transporter permease; translated protein: MFVALRDIRFAKGRFALMGVVVTLITTLVVFLYGLTGGLGRDASSAVDELPVTDIVFGAPAGAAAEVSFSSSTISAAQAAAWAGTPGVGSAEPLGVAMTRAAGATAAGSVSLFGGPADLLPPLLSGSAPRDGQVAVSRSVADTYGVGPGGTLGLGTEKVTVSGITATRSYGHAATVWTTLATWQRISGQRQPTVLAVRRSGADLGAADAARGTRTVARGDALVGIDGYQAEHLSLQMIQVFLFAVSALVTGAFFTVWTVQRKPDVAVLKAIGASSGYLVRDALAQALAVLGGGALLGGAIGAGGGAVAASAVPFAVGPATVAVPVAVMVLLGLAGSALAIARITSVDPLTALGANR
- a CDS encoding ABC transporter ATP-binding protein gives rise to the protein MTVLSLDSVRLTYPDGDRRLTALDAVSLEVAAGELLAVAGPSGSGKSSLLAVAATLLRPDSGQVVVAGRDTTRLTDRERTALRREHIGIVFQQSNLLGSLTALEQLLVVEHLRGRPVRAARERAGALLDSVGLDAAKRARRPHQLSGGERQRVNIARALFGRPAVLLVDEPTSALDHERGARIVDLLARVTAEHGTATVMVTHDRALMARADRLLDMTDGRLAAVPTPAGRS